The following coding sequences lie in one Leucoraja erinacea ecotype New England chromosome 20, Leri_hhj_1, whole genome shotgun sequence genomic window:
- the grifin gene encoding grifin isoform X2 encodes MALRFEAECPEGLCPGWNVTVRGEPTSGAKRFEINFLCDRSEAIAFHFNPRFADSLLVCNSYLANEWGKEERSATCPLEAEGLFQVEIYSDEEYFHVLLDGTAVCQFKHRVDNLKSITRLQVLDDVNISSVEITKNTYM; translated from the exons GGCCTTAAGG TTTGAAGCCGAATGTCCCGAGGGCCTGTGTCCCGGTTGGAACGTGACTGTGAGGGGTGAACCAACCTCAGGAGCCAAAAG ATTTGAAATCAATTTCCTGTGTGACAGAAGTGAAGCAATTGCATTTCATTTTAACCCGCGCTTTGCGGACTCGTTGCTGGTGTGTAATTCCTACCTTGCAAATGAATGGGGCAAAGAGGAGCGGTCAGCAACATGTCCACTCGAGGCCGAGGGACTATTCCAG GTTGAAATATATTCCGATGAAGAATATTTCCACGTTTTGCTTGACGGGACTGCAGTTTGTCAGTTCAAGCATCGGGTGGACAATCTGAAATCCATCACCAGATTACAAGTCTTGGATGATGTCAACATCTCCTCAGTGGAAATCACCAAAAATACCTACATGTGA